In one window of Calypte anna isolate BGI_N300 chromosome 27, bCalAnn1_v1.p, whole genome shotgun sequence DNA:
- the ACBD4 gene encoding acyl-CoA-binding domain-containing protein 4 isoform X1, which produces MEEAANCGAQFRAAVQVIQGLPRSGSYRPSYEEMLRFYSYYKQATAGRCQGPRPGFWDPIGRYKWDAWHSLGKMSKEEAMAAYVAEMKKVAQKVIDTVPMDETTEEMFRYFEPLYEVIHDMPRPPETFFKRKGGSREPTADPSQEEPPGTPREHRDGQQVPGDGLAPATEATEGGPVTSDSEGDVFCDTLEQVEPEQAGCPLGLCPPGGQGEGGEGRRAEGRSTPRDPRQCGTGRDGPALPRELPAELETRVAGTVRALQDDMRRVLERLSQLETRTAQQGHRGGTGPGQALPSQAASPWPLPVSPHTLLFLFAWPFITQWLLRRWQGRKR; this is translated from the exons ATGGAGGAGGCGGCGAACTGCGGGGCTCAGTTCCGAGCTGCTGTTCAGGTTATCCAAGGGCTACCCCGGAGCG GTTCGTACCGGCCCTCCTATGAGGAGATGCTGCGGTTCTACAGCTACTACAAGCAGGCGACGGCGGGGCGATGCCAAGGCCCGAGACCCGGCTTCTGGGACCCTATCGGCCGGTACAAGTG GGACGCCTggcacagcctggggaagaTGTCCAAGGAGGAGGCGATGGCAGCTTATGTGGCTGAGATGAAGAAGGTGGCCCAAAAG GTCATCGACACAGTGCCCATGGATGAGACAACGGAGGAGATGTTCAGGTACTTTGAGCCACTCTATGAGGTGATCCACGACATGCCCCGGCCCCCTGAGACCTTCTTCAAGAGGAAAGGGG gcagcCGGGAGCCGACAGCCGATCCCAGCCAGGAGGAGCCCCCCGGAACCCCCCGGGAGCATCGGGACGGGCAGCAGGTGCCAG GGGACGGGCTGGCTCCGGCCACAGAGGCCACCGAGGGTGGCCCGGTGACCAGTGACTCGGAGGGGGATGTGTTCTGTGACACCCTGGAGCAGGTGGAGCCCGAGCAG gctgggtGCCCGCTGGGCCTGTGCCCCCCCGGCGGGCAGGGTGAGGGGGGCGAAGGCCGaagagcagagggcaggagcacCCCGAGAG ATCCCCGGCAGTGCGGGACAGGGCGGGACGGCCCCGCGCTGCCCCGGGAGCTGCCGGCAGAGCTGGAGACACGCGTGGCCGGCACGGTGCGGGCACTGCAGGACGACATGAGGAGGGTGCTGGAACGGCTGAGCCAGCTGGAGACCCGCACGGCCCAGCAG GGGCACAGGGGGGGGACAGGCCCTGGCCAGGCACTCCCTTCACAG GCAGCGTCCCCGTGGCCCCTGCCCGTGTCCCCGCacaccctcctcttcctcttcgCTTGGCCCTTCATCACCCAGTGGCTGCTGCGCCGCTGGCAGGGCAGGAAGAGGTGA
- the ACBD4 gene encoding acyl-CoA-binding domain-containing protein 4 isoform X2: MEEAANCGAQFRAAVQVIQGLPRSGSYRPSYEEMLRFYSYYKQATAGRCQGPRPGFWDPIGRYKWDAWHSLGKMSKEEAMAAYVAEMKKVAQKVIDTVPMDETTEEMFRYFEPLYEVIHDMPRPPETFFKRKGGSREPTADPSQEEPPGTPREHRDGQQVPGDGLAPATEATEGGPVTSDSEGDVFCDTLEQVEPEQAGCPLGLCPPGGQGEGGEGRRAEGRSTPRDPRQCGTGRDGPALPRELPAELETRVAGTVRALQDDMRRVLERLSQLETRTAQQAASPWPLPVSPHTLLFLFAWPFITQWLLRRWQGRKR, from the exons ATGGAGGAGGCGGCGAACTGCGGGGCTCAGTTCCGAGCTGCTGTTCAGGTTATCCAAGGGCTACCCCGGAGCG GTTCGTACCGGCCCTCCTATGAGGAGATGCTGCGGTTCTACAGCTACTACAAGCAGGCGACGGCGGGGCGATGCCAAGGCCCGAGACCCGGCTTCTGGGACCCTATCGGCCGGTACAAGTG GGACGCCTggcacagcctggggaagaTGTCCAAGGAGGAGGCGATGGCAGCTTATGTGGCTGAGATGAAGAAGGTGGCCCAAAAG GTCATCGACACAGTGCCCATGGATGAGACAACGGAGGAGATGTTCAGGTACTTTGAGCCACTCTATGAGGTGATCCACGACATGCCCCGGCCCCCTGAGACCTTCTTCAAGAGGAAAGGGG gcagcCGGGAGCCGACAGCCGATCCCAGCCAGGAGGAGCCCCCCGGAACCCCCCGGGAGCATCGGGACGGGCAGCAGGTGCCAG GGGACGGGCTGGCTCCGGCCACAGAGGCCACCGAGGGTGGCCCGGTGACCAGTGACTCGGAGGGGGATGTGTTCTGTGACACCCTGGAGCAGGTGGAGCCCGAGCAG gctgggtGCCCGCTGGGCCTGTGCCCCCCCGGCGGGCAGGGTGAGGGGGGCGAAGGCCGaagagcagagggcaggagcacCCCGAGAG ATCCCCGGCAGTGCGGGACAGGGCGGGACGGCCCCGCGCTGCCCCGGGAGCTGCCGGCAGAGCTGGAGACACGCGTGGCCGGCACGGTGCGGGCACTGCAGGACGACATGAGGAGGGTGCTGGAACGGCTGAGCCAGCTGGAGACCCGCACGGCCCAGCAG GCAGCGTCCCCGTGGCCCCTGCCCGTGTCCCCGCacaccctcctcttcctcttcgCTTGGCCCTTCATCACCCAGTGGCTGCTGCGCCGCTGGCAGGGCAGGAAGAGGTGA
- the HEXIM1 gene encoding protein HEXIM1: protein MADAASAEPGPEPEPEPQCEAEPRGEPESRPEPQPEPERGEAADGEAGRLPAPGAEEAAEGAGGAEGRPAAGGAARPGLGPRYRPSVGRTEEWPVKKKHRRRPSKKKRRWKPYSKLSWEEKQQFDERQSLRASRLRAEMFAKGQPVAPYNTTQFLMEDHDQEEPDLKTGLYPRRAAAKSDDTSEEDFLEEAAEEDGGSDGMGGDGSEFLQRDFSETYERYHVESLQNMSKQELVKEYLELEKCLSRMEEENNRLRMESKKHGGEATETRVRQLELEVDRLRAENLRLLRERDLSGQDPCKQGE from the coding sequence ATGGCCGACGCGGCGTCCGCCGAGCCGGGGCCGGAGCCCGAGCCCGAGCCCCAGTGCGAAGCGGAGCCCCGCGGCGAGCCGGAGTCCCGGCCCGAGCCGCAGCCGGAGCCCGAGCGCGGAGAGGCGGCGGACGGCGAGGCGGGTCGGCTGCCGGCCCCCGGGGCGGAGGAGGCGGCGGAGGGCGCGGGCGGAGCCGAGGGGCGGCCGGCGGCGGGAGGAGCGGCGCGTCCCGGCCTGGGCCCGCGGTACCGGCCCTCGGTGGGGCGCACCGAGGAGTGGCCGGTGAAGAAGAAGCACCGGCGGCGGCCGTCGAAGAAGAAGCGGCGCTGGAAGCCTTACTCGAagctgagctgggaggagaagcagcagttcGACGAGCGGCAGAGCCTCCGCGCCTCCCGGCTGCGCGCCGAGATGTTCGCCAAGGGGCAACCGGTGGCCCCCTACAACACCACGCAGTTCCTGATGGAGGACCACGACCAGGAGGAGCCCGACCTGAAAACCGGGCTGTACCCCCGGCGAGCGGCCGCCAAGTCGGACGACACGAGCGAGGAGGATTTCCTGGAGGAGGCGGCGGAGGAGGACGGGGGCAGCGACGGGATGGGGGGCGACGGCAGCGAGTTTCTGCAGAGGGACTTCTCGGAGACCTACGAGCGGTACCATGTGGAGAGCCTGCAGAACATGAGCAAGCAGGAGCTGGTGAAGGAATACCTGGAGCTGGAGAAATGTCTCTCCCGCATGGAGGAGGAGAACAACCGGCTGAGGATGGAGAGCAAAAAACACGGGGGGGAAGCGACGGAGACGCGGGTGcggcagctggagctggaggtggaCAGGTTGAGAGCGGAGAACCTGCGGCTGCTGCGGGAGAGGGACCTGAGCGGGCAGGACCCCTGCAAGCAGGGGGAGTGA
- the DCAKD gene encoding dephospho-CoA kinase domain-containing protein, whose amino-acid sequence MFLVGLSGGIASGKSSVAAVLGELGCAVIDADVLAREVVQPQFKAYQQILQAFGTQILLENGEINREALGNIIFSQPEKRLLLNSITHPEIQKEMLKQILKYFVQGYHYVILDIPLLFENSSLTRFMKYTVLVYCDPPTQLQRLMRRSPGLSQAQAQARISSQLPLEQKLKMATDIIDNSGEWESTREQILRLHSRLESSWSFLWARLALGMALGGLLCLLLRGLGS is encoded by the exons ATGTTCCTGGTCGGGCTCTCGGGGGGGATCGCGTCGGGGAAGAGCTCGGTGGCGGCggtgctgggggagctgggctgtgcgGTCATCGACGCCGATGTGCTGGCCAGGGAGG TGGTGCAGCCCCAGTTCAAGGCCTATCAGCAGATCCTACAAGCCTTTGGCACCCAGATCCTCTTGGAGAATGGAGAGATCAATCGTGAGGCTCTAGGAAACATTATCTTCTCCCAGCCTGAGAAACGGCTGCTGCTCAACTCCATCACCCACCCGGAGATCCAGAAGGAGATGCTGAAACAGATCCTGAAGTACTTTGTGCAAG GCTATCACTACGTCATCCTCGACATCCCCCTGCTCTTTGAGAACAGCAGCTTGACCAGGTTTATGAAATACACAGTCCTGGTGTATTG TGACCCTCCCACCCAGCTCCAGCGCCTGATGAGGAGGTCCCCGGGGCTGTCCCAGGCCCAGGCCCAGGCCCGGatctcctcccagctccctctggagcagaagctcaaGATGGCCACGGACATCATCGATAACAGTGGGGAGTGGGAGAGCACCCGGGAGCAGATCCTGAGGCTGCATTCCCGTCTGGAGAGCTCTTGGAGCTTCCTCTGGGCACGGCTGGCACTGGGCATGGCTCTGGGggggctgctctgcctcctcctgcgGGGCCTCGGCTCCTGa
- the NMT1 gene encoding glycylpeptide N-tetradecanoyltransferase 1 — MADDGETAVRRPPVRPPRPPAEENDHEHCSDCENEAERGSHRGGLSPANDSGAKKKKKKPKRKKEKGGDQPDQAQDQPGKMNSLPAERIQEIQKAIELFSVGQGPAKTMEEASKRSYQFWDTQPVPKLGEVVNTHGPVEPDKDNIRQEPYTLPQGFTWDALDLGDRAVLKELYTLLNENYVEDDDNMFRFDYSPEFLLWALRPPGWLPQWHCGVRVVSSKKLVGFISAIPATIHIYDTEKKMVEINFLCVHKKLRSKRVAPVLIREITRRVHLEGIFQAVYTAGVVLPKPVGTCRYWHRSLNPRKLIEVKFSHLSRNMTMQRTMKLYRLPETPKTPGLRPMEQRDIPAVHKLLTEYLKLFHLMPVMSREEVEHWFLPQENIIDTFVVESAPGEVTDFLSFYTLPSTIMNHPTHKSLKAAYSFYNVHTKTPLIDLMSDALILAKSKGFDVFNALDLMENKTFLEKLKFGIGDGNLQYYLYNWKCPSMAPEKVGLVLQ, encoded by the exons ATGGCGGACGACGGTGAGACAGCAGTGAGGCGGCCACCGGTGAGGCCTCCGCGGCCGCCGGCGGAGGAGAACGACCACGAGCACTGCAGCGACTGCGAGAACGAGGCGGAGCGCGGCTCCCACCGCGG GGGCTTGAGTCCAGCAAATGACAGTGGagccaaaaagaagaaaaagaaacccaaaaggaagaaagagaaaggaggagatcAGCCTGACCAGGCTCAGGACCAGCCAGGGAAG ATGAACTCTTTACCTGCTGAGAGGATCCAGGAGATTCAGAAAGCCATCGAGCTCTTCTCTGTAGGTCAGGGCCCTGCCAAAACCATGGAGGAAGCCAGCAAGAGGAGCTACCAGTTCTGGGACACTCAGCCAGTGCCCAAGCTGG GAGAAGTGGTGAACACCCACGGCCCAGTAGAGCCAGACAAGGACAACATCCGTCAGGAGCCATACACCCTGCCCCAGGGCTTCACCTGGGATGCTCTGGACCTCGGGGACAGGGCTGTG CTGAAGGAGCTGTACACACTTCTGAACGAGAACTACGTGGAGGATGATGACAACATGTTCCGCTTCGATTACTCTCCCGAGTTCCTGCTCTG ggctCTGCGTCCCCCGGGGTGGCTGCCCCAGTGGCACTGTGGGGTCCGGGTTGTCTCCAGCAAGAAGCTGGTGGGGTTCATCAGTGCCATCCCTGCCACCATCCACATCTATGACAC aGAGAAGAAGATGGTGGAGATCAACTTCCTCTGTGTCCACAAAAAGCTGCGCTCCAAACGGGTGGCTCCGGTCCTGATCCGTGAGATCACACGGAGGGTGCACCTGGAGGGGATCTTCCAGGCTGTTTACACAGCAGGAGTGGTGCTGCCAAAGCCTGTGGGGACGTGCAG GTACTGGCACCGCTCCCTGAATCCTCGGAAGCTCATTGAGGTGAAGTTTTCCCACCTGAGCAGGAACATGACTATGCAACGTACCATGAAGCTTTACCGCCTGCCCGAG ACTCCCAAGACCCCCGGCTTGAGGCCAATGGAGCAGAGGGACATCCCTGCTGTGCACAAGCTCTTGACTGAGTACCTGAAGCTCTTCCACCTGATGCCCGTGATGAGCCGGGAGGAGGTGGAGCACTGGTTCCTACCTCAGGAGAACATCATCGACACCTTCGTGGTGGAG AGtgccccaggggaggtgacAGACTTCCTGAGCTTCTACACCCTGCCCTCCACCATCATGAACCACCCGACTCACAAGAGCCTGAAAGCTGCTTATTCCTTCTACAACGTCCACACCAAGACCCCTCTCATCGACCTCATGAGCGACGCGCTCATCCTCGCCAAGTCG AAAGGATTCGACGTCTTCAATGCACTGGATctcatggaaaacaaaaccttcctggagaagctgaagTTTGGGATCGGGGATGGGAACCTGCAGTATTATCTCTACAATTGGAAGTGTCCCAGCATGGCACCTGAGAAG GTGGGTTTGGTGCTGCAGTGA